One genomic window of Corynebacterium pseudotuberculosis includes the following:
- a CDS encoding HpcH/HpaI aldolase/citrate lyase family protein: MTLPQSVSSVTATEGSFGQTSWTSDRPGHRTTTAGYSALFCPADRPDRAAKALASKAHLVILDLEDAVAPSNKDSARERLRELIILNPKRKGIVVRINSLDSAYGTEDLATVRSIVEAHEDIDLSVMLPKTSMQNLPPAGESPVPIIALIESAQGLKDLEDVAAHPNVVRLALGAFDLSVELGCNNPSVPINYARAQLVLVSALYQLFPPLESPCSDFHDETVMEEAAIKAARDGFGGSLCIHPAQIEAIHKAFMPSESEIEWAKRVVAVGDSAVQVDGKMVDRPVVLRARRILEIVDRS, translated from the coding sequence ATGACTTTGCCCCAATCGGTCAGTTCGGTTACCGCTACAGAGGGGTCGTTTGGACAAACTTCCTGGACGTCAGATCGACCTGGTCATAGAACAACAACTGCTGGTTACTCGGCTCTTTTTTGTCCTGCTGATCGTCCTGACCGTGCTGCTAAAGCGCTTGCGTCCAAAGCTCACTTAGTTATTTTGGACCTGGAGGATGCAGTGGCTCCTTCCAATAAGGATTCAGCTCGTGAGAGATTGCGTGAGTTAATTATCCTCAACCCTAAGCGTAAGGGGATAGTAGTACGGATTAACTCCTTGGACTCTGCTTACGGAACGGAAGATTTAGCTACTGTGCGCTCGATAGTTGAAGCGCATGAAGACATCGACCTTTCAGTAATGCTTCCTAAAACTTCTATGCAGAATCTTCCACCTGCGGGGGAATCTCCAGTGCCAATTATCGCGCTGATCGAAAGTGCTCAAGGGCTGAAAGACCTTGAAGACGTAGCCGCGCATCCTAATGTAGTACGTCTTGCGTTGGGGGCATTTGATCTTTCAGTGGAATTGGGCTGTAACAATCCATCTGTCCCTATTAATTATGCACGTGCTCAACTTGTACTTGTCAGCGCCTTGTATCAGCTCTTTCCTCCATTAGAAAGTCCGTGTTCTGATTTTCATGATGAGACGGTGATGGAGGAGGCGGCGATAAAAGCTGCCCGCGACGGTTTTGGCGGATCCCTCTGTATTCACCCTGCTCAAATTGAAGCTATTCACAAGGCATTCATGCCATCGGAAAGTGAGATCGAATGGGCCAAGAGGGTAGTAGCTGTAGGTGATTCAGCTGTTCAAGTGGATGGGAAAATGGTCGATCGTCCTGTTGTTCTACGAGCTCGACGTATCCTCGAAATCGTAGATCGGTCCTGA
- a CDS encoding L-serine ammonia-lyase yields MTISIIDLFSIGIGPSSSHTVGPMRAANHFSRAHPELLKEKISVTLHGSLAATGVGHGTDRATILGLVGYEPTATTPDIAPAFGEPVPMEGTVTGPNGTVSYQLVFDPTPLPEHPNAMTFIAHGPEGDQVSEPEVYFSVGGGFILTEQEFHAQQEPLGSGASTTSRVDSDDPLPYRFHTGDELLSICKKSGLSVAEIMLANEVAIHGDAAPVIQHIDAVWEAMQDCVTQGIKTPGILPGGLNVQRLAPELHEYLHRSTTNTQDDALWAMEWVNLYALAVNEENAAGGRIVTAPTNGAAGIIPAVMHYARDFRKDLAPGWHRDFLLSAAAVGVIIKLNASISGAEVGCQGEVGSASAMAAAGLCQVMGGSPEQVEHAGEIALEHNLGLTCDPVAGLVQIPCIERNAIGGVKSINAARLSFIETGPHRVKLDEVVKTMADTGKDMLTKYKETSMGGLAVNLGLPVNLTEC; encoded by the coding sequence ATGACCATCAGTATCATCGATTTGTTCAGCATAGGCATCGGCCCTTCGTCTTCGCACACCGTAGGGCCAATGCGTGCTGCAAACCATTTTTCTCGCGCGCATCCAGAGCTCTTAAAGGAAAAAATTTCCGTTACCTTGCACGGATCCTTGGCTGCAACTGGTGTAGGACATGGAACTGACCGTGCAACCATACTCGGCCTTGTAGGTTATGAGCCGACTGCCACCACACCCGATATCGCTCCCGCTTTTGGTGAACCAGTACCCATGGAAGGTACAGTAACCGGCCCCAACGGAACAGTCTCTTATCAATTAGTTTTCGATCCGACGCCCCTACCAGAGCATCCTAACGCAATGACTTTTATTGCCCACGGCCCTGAGGGTGACCAGGTTTCAGAGCCCGAGGTGTATTTTTCAGTCGGCGGCGGGTTTATTTTAACCGAGCAAGAATTCCATGCGCAGCAAGAGCCTCTTGGCTCTGGAGCCTCCACAACTTCCCGAGTCGATTCGGATGACCCTCTACCGTATCGCTTTCACACAGGCGATGAGCTGCTATCTATATGTAAAAAGTCCGGCCTATCCGTGGCAGAGATCATGCTGGCAAACGAGGTTGCCATCCATGGTGATGCAGCACCAGTAATTCAGCACATTGACGCAGTCTGGGAAGCTATGCAGGATTGCGTAACCCAAGGCATTAAAACCCCGGGCATTTTGCCAGGAGGGCTGAATGTTCAGCGCCTGGCACCCGAACTGCATGAATATCTTCACCGCAGCACGACTAACACTCAAGACGATGCATTATGGGCCATGGAGTGGGTTAACCTTTATGCCCTCGCGGTCAATGAGGAAAATGCTGCCGGCGGCCGTATTGTCACAGCACCTACCAATGGTGCTGCAGGCATCATTCCCGCGGTAATGCACTATGCGCGAGATTTCCGCAAAGACTTGGCTCCTGGTTGGCACCGCGATTTCCTCCTATCCGCCGCAGCCGTAGGAGTGATCATTAAGCTCAATGCTTCCATTTCAGGAGCAGAGGTCGGATGCCAAGGAGAAGTCGGATCAGCGTCAGCTATGGCAGCAGCTGGTTTATGCCAAGTTATGGGAGGTTCTCCCGAGCAGGTAGAACATGCAGGAGAAATAGCACTTGAGCACAACCTAGGACTCACATGTGACCCAGTTGCCGGTTTGGTTCAGATTCCATGCATCGAACGCAATGCAATCGGAGGCGTAAAATCCATCAACGCAGCTCGATTGTCGTTTATTGAAACCGGACCACACCGTGTCAAGCTCGATGAAGTCGTAAAAACAATGGCAGATACCGGCAAAGATATGCTCACAAAATATAAAGAGACCTCCATGGGAGGTTTGGCTGTCAACCTTGGACTTCCAGTCAACCTAACCGAATGCTAG